The stretch of DNA GCGCCATGTGCTTCGCCAAATGCCGTCCGGCATCTGGGTGTTGGGTTGTGTCAGCCTGCTGATGGACATTTCATCGGAAATGATCCACAGCCTCCTGCCGCTCTTCATGGTCACAACCCTCGGCGCCGGCACGATTGCTGTCGGCATCGTGGAAGGATTGGCTGAATCTCTGGCCCTCGTGGTCAAAGTCTTTTCCGGGACATTAAGCGACTACCTCGGCAAGCGGAAGGGACTGGCCCTGTGCGGCTACGCATTAGGCGCACTGACCAAACCGCTCTTCGCCATGGCCCCGGACATCGGCACCCTGTTGACCGCCCGCTTGCTGGACCGGGTGGGAAAAGGCGTACGAGGTGCGCCCCGCGATGCGTTGGTAGCGGACATCGCGCCGCCGCATCTCCGTGGCGCCGCGTTCGGCTTGCGACAGTCGCTCGATACGGTGGGGGCCTTTCTCGGTCCCCTGCTCGCTGTCGGATTGATGCTGCTCTGGGCCGACGATTTCCGTGCCGTCTTCTGGGTGGCCGTCATACCGGGCATGATGGCCGTCGCGCTCCTGCTATTCGGCATACAGGAGCCTGAGGCGCGCCCGACGACACAGAGAACCAATCCGATCACCCGGGATAATTTCGCGCGCTTAGGGTCGGCCTATTGGTGGATCGTGGGGATCGGCGCCCTGTTTACGCTGGCGCGGTTTAGCGAAGCCTTTCTCGTCCTGCGCGCCCAACAAGGCGGGATTCCGATCGCCTTCATTCCCCTGGTCATGGTCGCCATGAACCTGGTCTATGCGTGCTCTGCCTATCCGTTCGGCAAGCTCTCCGACAGGATGAACCACAAGGCGCTGCTCGCCGGCGGCCTCTTGGTGCTGGTTGCGGCCGACCTGGTCCTGGCCATGAACGATCACTGGAGCGTCGTGCTGGGAGGCGTGGCGCTCTGGGGGGTACACATGGGCATGACACAAGGCCTGCTGGCCACCATGGTCGCAGACGTGGCGCCGGCCGATTTGCGTGGAACGGCCTACGGCTGCTTCAATCTGGCCTGCGGACTTGCGATGCTCGTTGCGAGTGTCCTGGCGGGATTCCTCTGGGATCGGTTCGACGCATCGTTCACATTTTATGCGGGCGCGCTCTTCAGTCTGCTCGCGATCGTCGGCACCTTGTTCTCTCCCGTGGCCCAACCCCGGCGCCCCGGCTAAGCAATGGACGAGCCCTCATCTTCCACCGTCGGTCGATCACTGCCTCCAGCATGCACTATCTCCCGCATATCTCCCCGCTGAAGGCGCCGGTACGGCCACACGCTCTGTTCATCGTTTGGGTGAGGAGCGGCACAGGGGAAACAGGGTTCGACCGCCCGGCTCGGCCTAGCCGCCTTCCCGAACACGTTCCCGGAAGCGACCAACAAGACCATGAGGGCGAATAGACAGACGCACATCGACCACCCATCGCCATTTCGGGCGCCCTTCTAACTGATGCCAATTACCCCAATATCGTCCTCCTCACTGCTGCAAAACGCCGCAACTGGGCCCCATGAGTCCCCAACAAACCTGTCAACCGCCTGGCATCGCAGTGAATACTGTCCCGGCATTGAAGTATATTCAGGCATATCCGATGCAGACCTCATTCCAGAGCAGATCGCTGATAACCCAGGAGAAGCACACATGAAGATGATGATCGCGGTGGATGGGTCGGAGTTCGCCGAGTGGAGCGTACAGGTACTGGAAGCAGTCGCAAGCCGCCCGCCCGACTCCGTCACATTGGTCCATGTCGTGGATAGCGCACCGCTGAAAACCGCCGCCCGTAAACATGCCGCACTTTCGAAGCAGGCCATCGCCGCCATGACAAAGGCCGGCGATCAGATCCTGCGCCGCTTCCAAGGCCTGACAAAAATTGCCCTCAAACAAGCCGCCACCAAACCTCGCACGTCCATCGACACGATCCTTGCCCATGGCCGCATCGCCGATACCATCACAAAGCTGGCCAAGCAGAAGAAAGTCGACCTGCTCGTCCTTGGCTCGCGCGGCCTGAGCGACGCCGAACATTACCTTCTGGGCAGTGTGTCCCGTAAAGTCAGCGCCCTGGCTGCCTGCCCGGTGCTGGTCGTGAAGCGGCCGCTCACAACCCTCTCCCACGTCCTCTTTGCGGCTGATGCCTCGAAACACTCACAAGGCGCCTGTCGCTTTCTGTGCCAACGCTTTCTTCCGGAGTCCGCGCACGTCACGGTACTGTCGGTCGTCGAACCGGCCATGACGGAACTCGCGACCAAGTATCTGTCGAAAGACCAGGTGGAGCAGATCTCGGCCCCGAAACGCCAGGCCGCGGAACAGGTGGTAGAGAACTTACGCGATCGATTCCTGGCCGAAGGTTGTGCCGTCACGACTCGGGTGCAGGTCGATCATGTGACCGACACGATTCTCCAGCAGGCCACCTCCAACAAGGTGGATCTGCTCGTGGCAGGCTCACGAGGCTTGACGGGGTCCGAACGCCTTCAATTGGGCAGCGTCTCCGAAGCGCTGCTGAAGTATGCCCCCTGTTCGGTACTCATCGTGCGAGGATGGCGTGCCTGAACTGACTGCGCTAGAGATTTGCCGCCTGGCACCCAGCCAGGTATACCGCGCACTCGCCACCACCCCACAGGGGCTCTCGGCGGACGACGTCCGGCGACGAACCCTCAGGTACGGACCGAATAGTCTGCACGCGTTGCGCGGGGTGCCGCTCATCAGCCGTTTTGCGCGTCAGTTCACGCATTTCCTGGCGCTGCTCCTATGGGTGGCGGCAGGCCTGGCGTTTCTCGCCGACGCCCTCCACTCCGGTGAAGGCATGGCGACGCTGGGGTGGGCCATCCTCGGCGTGATTCTCATTAATGCCGTCTTCGCCTTCCTGCAGGAGTATAAGGCCGAACGCGCGGTCCAGGCCTTGCGCAACATGCTGCCGGCGAAAGCCTGGGTCCTTCGCGACGGGCACCAGCAACAGATCGCCCGCAGCGAACTGGTGCCGGGCGATCTGCTCGTGCTCGAAGAAGGCGAACAGATTCCCGCCGATGCGAGGCTCACCGAAGCCGCCGGCATGCGCGTCGACAACTCCTCGCTCACCGGCGAATCAAAACCACAGCACCGGACGGCTGATCCCATCACGGATGGTCATCCACTCGACATCGCGAATCTGACCTTTGCCGGAACCACAGTCCTCTCCGGCCATGGCCAAGGCGTGGTGTTTGCCACCGGCCTCAACACCGAGTTCGGAAAAATCGCGCATCTGACGACAACGGTTCAGACCGGCTTGAGCCCGCTCCAACAGGAAATCGTGAAGGTCACCCACGTCGTCGCCGCACTCTCCGTCCTGATGGGCCTGGTCTTTTTCATCATCGGCGTCGGGATGGGATTGAGCTTCTGGACCAGCGCGATTTTCGGCATCGGCATCATCGTCGCCAACGTGCCTGAAGGCCTGCTGCCGACCGTCACCCTCGCCCTCGCGATGGGCAGTCAACGCATGGCGGCACGCAAAGCGCTCATCAAACACCTGGCGGCCGTCGAAACCCTGGGGTGCACGACCGTGATCTGCACCGACAAGACCGGCACGCTGACGGAAAACCGGATGCGGCTCGACAAGCTCTACGTGGAGGACCTCATTGTCGAATCGCGGGAGGGCTGTTTGTTCACGAGAAACCGCCTCATCACCGCCGCCGAATCCGAACGCTGGCGTCCCCTGTTCGACGCCATGGTCCATTGCAATAACGCAAAGCGCACCCGCCACCCCGACGGTCGCAGCCGCACGACCGGCGATCCCACTGAGACAGCGCTGCTGGAGTTTGCCGCGGACCACGGACTCCTCCATCGCCCGCCGCTCCGGCGCATGGGCGAACTCCCGTTCGATGCCGATCGCAAACGGATGACGACGCTGCACTGGAACGAGGGTCGGCTGCTCGCCTTCACCAAAGGCGCGCCGGAATCGGTCTTGCCGTTGTGCACCCTGCAGCAGGGATCAGCCGCGCCCGTCGAACTCACCGTCGACGGACGCAAAAAAATCCTGGCCCAGAGTCAGGCCTTCGCCCAACAGGCGTACCGGGTGCTGGCCGTGGCCATGCGAGAAGTCGACCGCGACGTCGAGCAGTTAGAGGCCGACACGGTCGAACAAGGACTGACATTTCTCGGACTCGTGGCCATGATGGACCCGCCACACCGCGAAGTGCCGGCCGCCATCGCAAAATGCCGGCGGGCCGGGGTCCGCGTCATGATGATTACCGGCGACCATCCCCTGACGGCATTGGCCATCGCACGCAAGGTCGGACTGGCTCCGGAAACGATCTCCACGCCACCGGGCCATTTCGTACCGGTGATCGAAGGCGCCCATATCGACACCTTCAGCGACGATCGACTGCGCCAACTGCTCACGCCGACCGCTCCCGGCGAACTGGACCCGATCTTCGCCCGCATGGCACCTCGGCATAAAATGCGCATCGTCTCGGTGCTAAAAGAGATGCGAGAAGTGGTCGCCGTGACCGGCGACGGGGTAAACGACGCGCCGGCGTTAAAAATGGCGGACATCGGCATCGCCATGGGAGTCACCGGCACAGACGTGGCCAAAGAAACGGCTTCCATGATCCTGCTCGACGATAATTTCGCCACCATCGTCAATGCCATCGAAGAGGGTCGAGCCGTCTTTATGAACATCCGCAAGTTCGTAACCTACGTGCTGGCCAGCAACGTCCCGGAGGTCGTGCCCTACCTGGCGTTTGGACTGTCGTCGATCCCACTGGCCTTGACCGTCCCGCAAATCCTCGCCGTCGATTTGGGAACCGACATGGTCCCGGCGCTGGCGTTGGCCGCAGAGCCGCCGCAAGGCGGAGTGATGGATGACCCTCCACGGCCAAGAACCGAGCGGCTGCTCAGCAGGGATGTGCTCCTGAGAGCCTACGCCTTTTTGGGATTGATCGAAGCCGGCATTGCCATGGGAGGGTTTTTTCTCTATTTATATAGCCAGGGTTGGAGTTGGGGAGTGCCGCTCGACTGGAACTCCTCGTTGTACAAGGAAGCGACGACGGTCACATTCGCCGGGATCGTGGCGGCACAGGTCGCCAATGTCTTTGCTTGCCGTTCCGACCGCATGTCGGCGTTTCGGCTCGGCTGGTTCAGCAATCCCTTGATCCTGGTGGGGGTTACCGTCGAACTGACGATCCTGCTCATCATGACCTACAGCCCGGCCGGACATCTGGTGTTCGATACCGCCTCGCTCCCGGCCTGGATCTTCGGACCGCTGGCACTCGGGGCCATCGGCTTGCTCCTGGCGGACGAACTGCGGAAATTCGTCTGCGGGCGAATGGGCGCGCGACTCCCGCTGCAACCCCAGCGAGGAACGTGACGTAGGTCTGGATTGATGGTGATCGATGAGAGACAATCGAGCCTATACGCAAAGGCCAAGGGACATTCATGTTGAAAAAAGGAGCTCCTATGACGACCGTATCGGGCCAGCACGTCAGTGACTACATGCATCGCCAATTGGAGGTCGTTCCGCAAGATACCTCCGTCGTGACCGTGGCCACCACCATGCGGACACGCAGCGTCGGCTCGGTGCTGATCGAATGCTTCGACCGCCCGCACAACGATTGCCGGATTGCGGGCATCGTCACCGAAACCGACCTCGTCGCCAAGGTGTTGGCGCCGGGTCGCGTTCCCGCTCAAACCAGCATGGCAGACATCATGAGTAGTCCGCTCATCACCATCGCACCGAATCGTCCGATGGTCGATGCCAGCCATCTGATGCAACACAAAAACATACGACACCTCGCCGTGACCGAAGGCACGGAGGTACTCGGGATCATTTCGATACGCGACTTGGTGAGACACTTCGTGGATGCAGACGGCGGGCCGGTGCAAGCGCTCACCAATGTCTACCGCCCGTTGAGTGTTCTAATGAAAACCGCCATCGAAACCATCGGAAGCGACGAAACGGCCCTCGAGGCCGCGCAACGAATGGCGGACAAACATATCGGGGCGCTGTTTGTGATGGAAGCCGATGAACTCGTGGGGATTATCACCGAAGGCGACCTGGTGCGCAAACTACTGGCCTACCAACTCGATCCGCAGACCCTGCGCGTGGGGGCGCTCATGAATTCGCCGTTAATCGACATCGACATCAATCGCACCATCCGCGATGCCAGTGAACGGATGTCCGCGAAACGAGTCCGCCATCTCGCCGTCACCGAACATGAGAAGGTCGTCGGGGTCCTCTCTATCCGCGACTTGGTAAAGATGGTCGCGATCCGTGACCGCCCGGACTTTTTGAAGCGAAGCTCGGGCTCATAACAGAAACGGCCGGGGATCGCGCACGCCACGCTCCCACGCAAAGGACCGGCTTGAACGGTGCCCCGGCCCAGTCTCCAGGTTACCCCGGAACAGCCTCAGGCCATGAGGAGAGGGTCGATCTCAGGCGTCCTGCCTCGCTCAGGCATCCCGCTTCACGCGTATCTGCGTACATGGCAACACCATCTGGGCAAACCCGGCTCACAGCAGGAGCAACGTCTGGCCGAACTCTATTTGGGCAGAGGGGGAATCTACCGAAGCAACGAATTGCGGCATCGCGCTGAGATGCTGGGCCTCCTGAACACCCACGTCAACCTGATGACCCAGGACCTGAAGCTGCTGTTCCTCGAATCGCTACAGCACCGCCCTTCACGACCCGAGGAGCCGGTCTAACAAACCCTGCTCCAGCCCCTTCCTGAAGAAAAGGCCGCTTCGGGGACCTCTCCTCGATCGATCCACCCGGTCGCACCACGTCGTCCATCGACTGGTTTTTATTGCGCAGTCCCGCCCGGAACGGTAGACTTCTTCAACGCGTCTCGATGCCGCACATCCTCGCATGTCCGATCGACTCGTTTGCCTTTTCTTTCACGAATGGAGCCGCTGATGCTGGACTGGCTTGCCGATCCTCAAATATGGATCGCCCTGGGAACCTTGACCGCGCTGGAAATCGTGCTGGGGATCGACAACATTATCTTCCTCTCCGTCCTCGTCGGGCGACTCCCCGAGCATCAGCGCGCCGTCGCACGCCAAGTGGGCCTGGGCCTGGCAATGATGGCGCGCCTGGGACTCCTATTTTCCATTTCATGGGTGATGGGACTGACCCATCCATGGGTGACGATCTTCGGGCACGGAATTTCAGGGCGGGATCTCATTCTGGTCGGAGGCGGCCTGTTCCTTATGGCCAAGGCCACACACGAAATTCACAACAGCCTGGAGGGGATCGAGGGAGGCGAGACGACGACCGCCGCGGCGAGCCTGGGCATGGTGCTCGTTCAGATTGCGCTGCTGGACATCGTCTTTTCGTTGGATTCGGTCATTACGGCCGTTGGCCTGGTCGAACATGTGTCGATTATGGCGGTCGCGATCATTCTCGCGGTGGTGGTGATGTTGATGGCGGCCAAAACCATCGGGGATTTTGTGGATGAACACCCCACGATCAAAATCTTGGCCCTCTCGTTTCTGATTCTCGTGGGCGTGACCTTGATGGTCGAAGGATTCGACGTCCATGTGCCGAAAGGCTATATCTACTTCTCCATGGCCTTTTCCGTGACCGTCGAAATGCTGAACATTCGCATGCGGAAAAAACGAGCGGCGCCGCTCAAACTCCACAGCCGGTATGCGGAAGAGCGGCTGCCGTAACACTGCCGGTCTAGTTAGAGGGGCTGAATTCTGTCTGGACCTGGCAGGTGAAGGAGGCCGCGTCGCCGCATCTGTGCCCCCTCAGTCCCTGTGGATACCTTCCGGCACGGAGAAGAGATAGTTTGCATCGACCGATCCCTCCCACACGCCGGCTTGACTGGACTGCCCCATCGCCCACCCTCGCATGAACAATAAACTGAGCACCGGCTCAGCGGTCGGCTCGATCGAAGAGACGACCGCTTTCGAGTCCATGACCCGCCCAACCACCGTCACCCGTGCCCACTGCTTCCATTTGGGAGGCAAGGTCGACGCGTCCGGCACCACAACCCAATAGTATCCCGCTTCCGGCCCATCGTTGATGGTCGGGCGATGGGGCCGGTAGTCCTTGTCCAACGGGCGATTTTTCAAATGCAGCCACAGCCGCTGGCCATCCTGCTTTTGGTCGACCACCACACCACCCAGAATCACCGTCTTTCCTTGATAGCCCTCCTGAGACTGTGTCAGGGAGGTCAAGGTGACTCCGGGCTCCGCCTGCTGAACATATCGAGCAGGCAAGGGACTGCAGCCCACCACAACAAAAATTCCCAGCACTCCGAACAGCGCTCGAGTGATATGAGCGTTCACGTCATCCTCCCTGCCATCTCATCTTTCGGTGACCATCCGAGGCTCATCCGTTCTTGCGCTTCCAGCCGCTGAGGGCGCATCGTTGTGCGATCAACGGCTTCATGCGCTCCAGGTCCAGTGAGACCCGCGTCATCACCTCTTCCGCCACCCGCTGATCCTCGAAACATTCATAGGCATCGTCCAGAAAGCCGCCCCGCAACAATGGATGCTGGAGAAACCGTTGACCGGATCCGCTCGCCACCTCAAGCGGCCGCTCGACGACGGCGATCCGTTCCATCTCCAGCCGATCCAACCATCCGCGTGCCTCTGCCGCCGAAGGCCGTTCCGCCACATGGGCGGCCAATCGCTCCCGCTCGATGACAAGTCCGTATCGGTCCATTTCCTCATCGATCCGTTTCCAGATGGAATCGAACGTGCCAAGAGAGGGAAACGTCAGCACAAGCTGGCCGCTCGGTTCCAGATGTTCGACCAATCCGCGCATCGCCTCAAAGCGGTTCGGTCGCAGGAACATGACGGAGAGATTCCCGGTGACACGTTGAAACGTGGGGAACGATGCCGGCAGGGCGCGCATATCCAGACATTCGAAGCGCAGCCAGGGGAGCTCGCCACGCTGGACCGCACGCGCACTCGCCACCTGACCTCGGCTGGCATCGATACCGACCACGGTGCCGGT from Nitrospira sp. encodes:
- a CDS encoding MFS transporter, which translates into the protein MNMPPRHVLRQMPSGIWVLGCVSLLMDISSEMIHSLLPLFMVTTLGAGTIAVGIVEGLAESLALVVKVFSGTLSDYLGKRKGLALCGYALGALTKPLFAMAPDIGTLLTARLLDRVGKGVRGAPRDALVADIAPPHLRGAAFGLRQSLDTVGAFLGPLLAVGLMLLWADDFRAVFWVAVIPGMMAVALLLFGIQEPEARPTTQRTNPITRDNFARLGSAYWWIVGIGALFTLARFSEAFLVLRAQQGGIPIAFIPLVMVAMNLVYACSAYPFGKLSDRMNHKALLAGGLLVLVAADLVLAMNDHWSVVLGGVALWGVHMGMTQGLLATMVADVAPADLRGTAYGCFNLACGLAMLVASVLAGFLWDRFDASFTFYAGALFSLLAIVGTLFSPVAQPRRPG
- a CDS encoding universal stress protein, coding for MKMMIAVDGSEFAEWSVQVLEAVASRPPDSVTLVHVVDSAPLKTAARKHAALSKQAIAAMTKAGDQILRRFQGLTKIALKQAATKPRTSIDTILAHGRIADTITKLAKQKKVDLLVLGSRGLSDAEHYLLGSVSRKVSALAACPVLVVKRPLTTLSHVLFAADASKHSQGACRFLCQRFLPESAHVTVLSVVEPAMTELATKYLSKDQVEQISAPKRQAAEQVVENLRDRFLAEGCAVTTRVQVDHVTDTILQQATSNKVDLLVAGSRGLTGSERLQLGSVSEALLKYAPCSVLIVRGWRA
- a CDS encoding cation-transporting P-type ATPase, which gives rise to MPELTALEICRLAPSQVYRALATTPQGLSADDVRRRTLRYGPNSLHALRGVPLISRFARQFTHFLALLLWVAAGLAFLADALHSGEGMATLGWAILGVILINAVFAFLQEYKAERAVQALRNMLPAKAWVLRDGHQQQIARSELVPGDLLVLEEGEQIPADARLTEAAGMRVDNSSLTGESKPQHRTADPITDGHPLDIANLTFAGTTVLSGHGQGVVFATGLNTEFGKIAHLTTTVQTGLSPLQQEIVKVTHVVAALSVLMGLVFFIIGVGMGLSFWTSAIFGIGIIVANVPEGLLPTVTLALAMGSQRMAARKALIKHLAAVETLGCTTVICTDKTGTLTENRMRLDKLYVEDLIVESREGCLFTRNRLITAAESERWRPLFDAMVHCNNAKRTRHPDGRSRTTGDPTETALLEFAADHGLLHRPPLRRMGELPFDADRKRMTTLHWNEGRLLAFTKGAPESVLPLCTLQQGSAAPVELTVDGRKKILAQSQAFAQQAYRVLAVAMREVDRDVEQLEADTVEQGLTFLGLVAMMDPPHREVPAAIAKCRRAGVRVMMITGDHPLTALAIARKVGLAPETISTPPGHFVPVIEGAHIDTFSDDRLRQLLTPTAPGELDPIFARMAPRHKMRIVSVLKEMREVVAVTGDGVNDAPALKMADIGIAMGVTGTDVAKETASMILLDDNFATIVNAIEEGRAVFMNIRKFVTYVLASNVPEVVPYLAFGLSSIPLALTVPQILAVDLGTDMVPALALAAEPPQGGVMDDPPRPRTERLLSRDVLLRAYAFLGLIEAGIAMGGFFLYLYSQGWSWGVPLDWNSSLYKEATTVTFAGIVAAQVANVFACRSDRMSAFRLGWFSNPLILVGVTVELTILLIMTYSPAGHLVFDTASLPAWIFGPLALGAIGLLLADELRKFVCGRMGARLPLQPQRGT
- a CDS encoding CBS domain-containing protein is translated as MTTVSGQHVSDYMHRQLEVVPQDTSVVTVATTMRTRSVGSVLIECFDRPHNDCRIAGIVTETDLVAKVLAPGRVPAQTSMADIMSSPLITIAPNRPMVDASHLMQHKNIRHLAVTEGTEVLGIISIRDLVRHFVDADGGPVQALTNVYRPLSVLMKTAIETIGSDETALEAAQRMADKHIGALFVMEADELVGIITEGDLVRKLLAYQLDPQTLRVGALMNSPLIDIDINRTIRDASERMSAKRVRHLAVTEHEKVVGVLSIRDLVKMVAIRDRPDFLKRSSGS
- a CDS encoding TerC family protein produces the protein MLDWLADPQIWIALGTLTALEIVLGIDNIIFLSVLVGRLPEHQRAVARQVGLGLAMMARLGLLFSISWVMGLTHPWVTIFGHGISGRDLILVGGGLFLMAKATHEIHNSLEGIEGGETTTAAASLGMVLVQIALLDIVFSLDSVITAVGLVEHVSIMAVAIILAVVVMLMAAKTIGDFVDEHPTIKILALSFLILVGVTLMVEGFDVHVPKGYIYFSMAFSVTVEMLNIRMRKKRAAPLKLHSRYAEERLP
- a CDS encoding Slp family lipoprotein, coding for MNAHITRALFGVLGIFVVVGCSPLPARYVQQAEPGVTLTSLTQSQEGYQGKTVILGGVVVDQKQDGQRLWLHLKNRPLDKDYRPHRPTINDGPEAGYYWVVVPDASTLPPKWKQWARVTVVGRVMDSKAVVSSIEPTAEPVLSLLFMRGWAMGQSSQAGVWEGSVDANYLFSVPEGIHRD
- a CDS encoding class I SAM-dependent methyltransferase, which encodes MSMPPVPISSQWSLPKQDDWSTPFAEVLLEQLDLRPGLTILDIASGHGIPAFYLAEQVGQTGTVVGIDASRGQVASARAVQRGELPWLRFECLDMRALPASFPTFQRVTGNLSVMFLRPNRFEAMRGLVEHLEPSGQLVLTFPSLGTFDSIWKRIDEEMDRYGLVIERERLAAHVAERPSAAEARGWLDRLEMERIAVVERPLEVASGSGQRFLQHPLLRGGFLDDAYECFEDQRVAEEVMTRVSLDLERMKPLIAQRCALSGWKRKNG